A part of Gossypium hirsutum isolate 1008001.06 chromosome A07, Gossypium_hirsutum_v2.1, whole genome shotgun sequence genomic DNA contains:
- the LOC107930825 gene encoding E3 ubiquitin-protein ligase ATL42, which translates to MHRYCPMNQLTVLISLVLSISIVLVDAQSPDPSDDPVSNFRPSLAVVIGILCVMFALTFFLLIYAKLCHRGRPVHHGDNHHFGLLHRTRSRFSGIDRKVIESLPFFRFSSLKGSKKGLECAVCLSKFDDIEIMRLLPKCKHGFHIDCIDQWLEKHSSCPLCRQKVNAEDLTMFVYTNSMRFSRNQSELTEDSNIELYIQREQDPRPEPEIFHKLNHKIIVSDVVMKNRWSSVSSSDLMFLNAEMLNDMSSNRFSIPGTDDDNRRSTKPIGNDGIMKIKEEVEIKRLFENKVSSLNRSNDYEASTSRHTINQGDKRSMSEITALSRNITGGGGYLSENYTKEERIRRLWLPIARRTVQWFVNKEKRRYQQQSKDTIIQHLNV; encoded by the coding sequence ATGCACAGATACTGTCCGATGAATCAATTAACGGTGTTGATTAGTTTAGTTCTTTCTATCTCAATCGTCCTCGTCGATGCGCAATCTCCCGATCCAAGTGATGATCCCGTCTCGAATTTCCGACCGAGCCTTGCGGTTGTCATAGGTATTCTTTGTGTCATGTTTGCCTTAACATTTTTCTTACTAATCTATGCCAAGTTATGTCATAGAGGAAGACCGGTTCATCACGGTGACAATCATCACTTCGGGTTGCTCCATCGGACAAGATCTCGATTTTCCGGGATCGACAGGAAAGTCATCGAATCACTCCCGTTTTTTCGTTTCTCGTCGCTTAAAGGATCGAAGAAGGGGCTCGAATGCGCAGTTTGTTTATCGAAATTCGATGATATCGAAATCATGAGGTTATTACCTAAATGCAAACATGGATTCCATATTGATTGTATTGATCAATGGCTTGAAAAACATTCAAGTTGTCCACTTTGTAGACAAAAAGTCAACGCTGAGGATTTGACCATGTTTGTATACACAAATAGTATGAGGTTCTCAAGGAATCAATCCGAGTTAACTGAAGACTCGAACATAGAACTTTACATACAAAGAGAGCAAGATCCGAGACCCGAACCCGAAATCTTTCATAAGTTAAATCACAAAATCATTGTATCCGATGTGGTAATGAAGAACCGATGGAGTAGTGTAAGTTCATCGGACCTTATGTTCTTAAACGCCGAAATGCTCAACGATATGTCGAGCAACAGGTTCTCAATACCAGGAACTGACGATGATAACCGTCGGTCCACGAAACCCATCGGAAACGATGGGATCATGAAGATCAAAGAAGAGGTAGAGATAAAGAGATTGTTTGAGAACAAAGTGAGTTCATTAAACAGAAGCAATGATTATGAAGCAAGTACCAGCCGCCATACAATTAACCAAGGTGACAAAAGATCAATGTCGGAAATCACTGCTTTGTCGAGGAACATAACAGGCGGCGGCGGTTACTTGTCGGAAAATTACACAAAGGAAGAGAGAATAAGGCGGCTGTGGTTGCCGATTGCAAGAAGAACAGTTCAATGGTTTGTTAATAAAGAAAAAAGGAGGTATCAACAACAATCTAAGGATACAATAATACAGCACTTAAATGTTTGA